Proteins from one Malaya genurostris strain Urasoe2022 chromosome 2, Malgen_1.1, whole genome shotgun sequence genomic window:
- the LOC131429070 gene encoding uncharacterized protein K02A2.6-like, protein MKAIARSYVYWPTLDSDIVDFVKSCRQCVTAAKTPPKSEPLSCPKSTKPWQRVHLDYAGPIDGEYYQVVVDSFSKWSEIVQTRSITTAATVKILRDLFARLGMPETLVSDNGSQFTSAEFQSYCTNNGIEHLTTAPFHPQSNGQAERLVDTFKRSIKKVMEGRATMCDALSTFLQVYRSTLCFSSPDGKSPAEDLFGRPIRTSLDLLRAPSDRVHLEQSSEIHPLKRQFIVKDTVYAKVFVKN, encoded by the coding sequence ATGAAGGCGATTGCCAGGTCTTATGTTTATTGGCCAACTCTCGACAGCGACATTGTTGATTTCGTCAAATCCTGCCGTCAATGTGTGACGGCTGCGAAAACACCGCCGAAGTCAGAGCCTTTGTCATGTCCTAAATCAACAAAACCGTGGCAGCGCGTTCACCTTGATTATGCTGGACCGATCGACGGGGAATACTACCAGGTTGTCGTAGACTCTTTTTCGAAATGGTCTGAAATTGTACAGACGAGAAGTATCACTACAGCCGCCACAGTGAAAATCCTCAGAGATCTGTTCGCTCGCTTGGGAATGCCAGAGACACTGGTGAGTGATAATGGATCCCAGTTCACCAGTGCAGAGTTTCAATCGTACTGTACGAACAACGGCATCGAGCATCTTACAACAGCACCGTTTCACCCTCAATCGAACGGTCAAGCCGAGCGACTCGTGGATACGTTTAAGCGATCGATTAAAAAGGTTATGGAGGGAAGAGCGACAATGTGTGATGCTCTCAGTACATTTCTTCAGGTTTACCGGAGTACACTTTGTTTTTCTTCTCCAGACGGCAAATCACCAGCAGAAGATTTGTTCGGTCGTCCGATTCGTACTAGTTTGGATCTGCTCCGTGCACCATCCGATCGTGTACATTTGGAACAATCGAGTGAAATTCATCCCTTAAAGCGACAATTCATCGTTAAGGATACGGTGTATGCAAAAGTATTCGTCAAGAACTAA